The DNA segment GTAAAAAAGATTTTTCTCCCTTTTGcagtatttatagtaaatgaAATACTATGTTATCCAGAAGATCCaaactagttttaaaataagagcttttttccttcttccaaaAATTTAAAGGTTAAAAAGGGAAATGTAATTTAAAGGAGACATTATTCCTATTTTGTGAAAGGGGATCTTCCACCTCAACCTCAATTATAGAGCATTgtatactttcaactttaatttatttgatctttgaactttttaaaaaataactattttgatGGTcctttgaaaaacaaaaatgataaaataaaatttaaaaaaagacaatttttttcccctaaatttTGAGTCTGAGTgtgtttgaaatacatttttaagtgtttaatttgaaaaaaaaataaatcattttagaagAATTTAGAATgcttgacaaccactcaaaatagtttttcaagtatattttaatccatttttatcaaaagtgtttaaataaaaatatattttttttgaaaaacatgtttttctcaaatcaatccaaTGTAACCCTTAGTctttaagtttaaaaattagtttCGTTTAAGTTCTacgtttcaaaatgttacaattcaCTTTTACtctcaattttcattaaatattcacttttagTCACTGGCGTTaatgtcaattaattaatttaaaataattatgaaatgaaattttaaatttaattttaataatgatgaaaaataataaaacttaattattaataattcaTCCAATTCTTTTAGATCAATTAATAGACATTACTATTTAAGACGATGagtgagtatttagtaaaaatatcGAGGTCAAAAGTGTAAATCAACTacggattaaattgaaacaaaacttaaatctcaaATGTAAAATTATAAACTCAACCTAAAGACTAAGAACCTATTttgctttttcatttttttattttgaaaattaaacctatagacaCTGTTTAtaactccaaatttcttcatttgttatctactttttaccaataatgtaaaaaatcaagccaaattttgaaaactaaaaaaactaacttttaaaaacttgttttgtttttagaatttggttaagaatttaaccactgtagttaagaaagatgcaaatgatcctaaaaaataggaagaaaatagacttaattttcaaaaaccaaaaataaaaaaaacgaaatggttaccaaacaaggCCTAAATGTATAACATCTTAAACCTAAGGAATCAAAAAAGTACTTTTCCCAAAAATGAAATGAAGGGCCAAGAATGGTTAGTTTTTAAAGTTACAATGacaaaaattaagattttgaaAATACTAAAACCTAAATGAATAAAACTTAaaagtatagagaccaaaatgaacctTTTGAACTAATGCGGATTAAACCTAAGGAAAGAACAACAAAAAAGATCTctaattttgtataaaattaaagctaaattacaagtttaaagCCTATATAATCTTTAAATGTTACATTGTCATGTATATATTTTCACAAGAAAATATTTGACATCTTTACCATGAGCAAGGAAAGTGAGCAATAAATACAATGTgacaaataaatttttttagccATTTCCAGAtgcaataaataataatatacccTTAATTTCCTCCCCAAAAAGCTTAATATTGGCCCTACTAGCATTGGATCTAACCCCACTAGCAAAGATATACAAACTTCACTTTgacaagggaaaaaaagaaaaaagaacaaacaatgTTTAAAATTTCTTTACAAGATAATGAGACACATGAATTTAAATActtttctttcccttcttttaataaagtggttcaacaaaaggaaaaaagtggTGGTTTGGGATTTTAGTTTGATTCTATTAGAGTGGATTTTTTGCTATCCTTTGAATCTACCTCCCttcccttctctctctctttcatcTTCCAATATCATTGGATTGGATTTAACCCAACAAGTCAAAAACTTTGAAGTAATCTAATCCTGTCTCcctaaatacaaaaattacttACAAGTTAGAAAGACTTTAGTTTTGTATCTATTTGCATAGGTACATTGCTATTCAAAGAAAACTCTTACTCTAGTCAAACATGCCAAACATGGGCAATCATAAATTTAATTGGGTTAGGTTAAGAGACATTTCAACCTCAAATAATAAGGTTGTAGGGCTAATTGACAAGTACTCCTTTTGGCGTAAGGGACTCGAATCTCCATACCCTACTAAAAATGTGGTTGTAAGTTTATCCAATATCAATGATCCTATTTGTAGACAATAAACCAGAGAACCGATCCGAAATttcaattctaaaaaatattcaaccaacctaacccaacccttGCGGTTTGGGTTGAATAGTCTGAGTTTGTCAGGTTCTCGGGTTATTTGAATATCCTAATAAATCCAACTTAACCTGATAATGAGGTTTCTTAAAGAAATGCTAATCACCATTGAAGAGCACTTCTGATTGAAAATCACAAAAAATTTCTAATGCAACAAGAATTTAGTTGTTGATAATGAGACACCAAGAGCATTAAAATGTAGCCTTGGAAAGTGGAGAAGTGATCTGAAATATCAAAAATAACATGTTCATAATCATCTGTTTGAAAGGAATCTTCAGACTGCAGCTCACATTCAGTAGCCACTAGCCAGTAGCCCTACATGGATAGCAAATTCAATACATGGGAAGGAGACTTTATCTCCCATAAAGAACAAAGTGTGGTGGTGTTTTTGCTTGGCCAGTGCAGCCAAGAAGATTGCATTTGACAGTGATTGGCACACCTTTCTTCAATCTTGACACAATCACATGCtaataaagaaaaagatgtGTACTCTTGGGGAACAGATTCCTAGATTTGAACCAAAGGTGAGAAATAAAGTTGAAGAGTGTGGTTTTTCTGCCTGGCTCAAGACTACGGAGATGAGTTTGAGTTTAAGAATTTTGAATTTGGGTTCTcgataattttttctttttcatcatcaTACTAACCAAATGCGACAATTGTTTAACATGACAATGTTTAAATATGTTGTATGATATTTCACATCTCAATACACAACTACACTATTTAAACCCATGAACTAAAACCTTATACCAACCTGAGGAGGACTGAACTAGTTGAACAAAAAGTCAATGATTTGAATTCTCACCTCCTCCTTGtcttaaaaaaatactaaaaactTTTGATTACATTGTTCCATTGACCATCGCAGAGAGACAAATACATTTTGTTGCTAATGAAAAGGATGAGATTGGGGCACTGCACTAGGTAGATCCTAGTATTCAAGAAATGAGATCTTATACATGGATTGATTCTATGAGAGAACAGCACTGTTTATAGTGTTTTTTCTAAGGATACAgttgtacaacctatagaacaTATCATGTTGAAGTAAGATCGTTATTTTTCTAAGTTCTATGAAGTGTCAGCAACTCCAAAATTATACACCagaacatcttttgcatagtaGCAGTGAGCTAGAATAAATTTTCAAGTATCTTAAAGCCTATTTGGTAGgcaatctaaaaacaaaaatttgaaaacaaaggattcaatgaaaataaaattatatttcatgttttcagataTGTGTTCGATAGCATATTCAGAAATTAAATTCCAgtttaaacaaatttttaaaatgtgattGAAAATACATTTAGTTACTCACTAAATATTAGATTGAATATAAAccattactaattaatttctaaacttgttttatgttcaagtttttgtataattattattttgtaatatcatataatatatataatatattacttattttaaatttaacaaaaataattgagtttataacaagAAATAGTATACTTGCGttattgtttttatcatttttaatacaattctgcattttaaaattttgaattcaaaatctggatcaactgaaaacataaaaaagttattttcaGATTTTGCACTGTTTGGATCAcgaatctgaaaacataaaacagaatCTGAGTTGCCTATCAAATAGGCccttaaaataactttttacttaaaaataatttaaaattgttttaaatgaggcTTGACTCAAGGTCAGAAAGTtactttgaaatttttaaagaCACCTCAAAGCATTTTCCAACTATAACAAGCCATGTTCAGCTCCATCATAAGAAAAGACTTGAGCTTTGATTAAATGAAACAAATCCCAGAAATACACCCCAAAAGCAACTAACCAAGGTGCCCTCAATGCAGATTTGAAGATAAAGCTAAAATAGTGATGGTGGGAGCATCTTAGTAAAGCCTAAAGCATTGTTAAAGAAACATCTTCATATGCATACATTCAAGTGGTTGCCTAGTGGTTCAATGCGCAAAATCTGAAATGTGAAATCAAGAGGCACAAGAAAGCAAAGTTGGCCAACTGCTAACAATCTACCAAATAAAATACTCGGTCGCCATTGGTTTTCTAATAGAAGTTAGATAATCAAATAGAATATAATTGCCTTATAAGTTATACCAAACAATAATGAATACACTACCTATAAAACTGTGTTATAATGAAGTAGATAATGAAAGATATGAACAATTGAAAGAGTCTAGATATTTGAACTAGAGAAGAGAATCCTCTCCTTGTTTACATGGCAGCAGGACAATACTCAAATAAAAAGCTGACAAAATCTTGAAATCTTGTATTATCGTTAATTTATATCATGGGACCATTCCATATTCATGTATTGTTTAATGGATTAACTTGTGGTTTCATATTCATTTcttgaattaatattattactattatcaATTTAGAGGCTATTAAGACTAGCTTACCCATACTTTGACTAATCTCAAAAGACAACCACCTAACTTTGAAACATTTGATTGTCAGAAACCTAGTAGAATTTTAATATTCTAAGTAGGCCAATAACTGTTAGGTCAACTCATAACGGCTAATTTCTTAAATTACTTTGAACTAACATTAAGTATTGGAACAAGCTGTTAACAGACCTGGGAGCAAATCAGTATACTGAGGTGGAACTTGAGAAAATGTTTATCGATATAAAACAAAAACCATGTATTACAGTCGAACTGCACAccaaaattttttaagaaaaatgggACGGCATTTGGTAAATTTACTCCAGGACTTTAAACTATCTATTCTGAGAAAAGCAAGGCGAGAAGATCAACTaaataattagtaaataaaGAGTATAATTCACCAATGGGTTTAGAGAAGTACGAGAAACCTATCCGTGGAGTAGTCAATGTGAAGTTATTGCTTCCTCCCCCTTCCTTTCTTGGTTGGCTGTGCATCAACCTGGTCTTTGCCCGTCACTTCTGATATATCCACTTCACAAAAGAGAAAAGGCAAAATATATGAGAACTCCAATTAGTAGAACAGAGTGCACATTAGATTTACATGTTGAAGAATTGctgggaaaataaaaaaattatatagatTAAGAAAGATGGTCCATGAATGCTAGAGTTGCTTATTTAGATCAGAGCTTGTGTGAGAACTCCAGGCATGCCGTGAATCATTTTGGCCAATACAAAAAAGTTATCATGCAGGTCTATATTCATTCATAGGTTCAAATGGCATTCAAAAGGGAAGTGAACTCGTCCTTCAAGTGCTGAAACCATGATGGAACTAATTTACAAGTTGCTGCAATTTAAGGATATGTAACTTTGGTGCAATTAGAGAAGACGTAGTTTCCATTCCATTCATTCATATAGACAACAAGAATTCAAATTTTAACAGAATTTTAGTACAAAATCATGTCACTAGCAAGtggttatttattattcaacagAGGATTCAGATGCTTCATTAATCAACATAAATTCAGAGCAAAATACCATCAGGGCCCCGGGCCATCAGTGTGAAGAATATGTTGTTGAGTTTTTCCATCTTCTTGGCATCCTGTGCCTGGTCAGTCTTGAACTTAAGACACTGGAAACATGAAGAAAAcggaaggaagaaaaaaaaagaaggaaattagTAGACCCAATACATCTAGAAAGAGAGCACTACTAATTCCATAATGATGTTGTTACAATTTGACATGTGCCCTTGCAAGTTTTGATTAACTTCCAGAGTGTTCATATCAATAGAAGATCATTGACGTGTCCAGGTTTGTCATGAGGATATGTGCAGATACAAAGAAAATTCTCCATACAAGCAAGCATCAACATATGAATATCGCCAATCAGAATCTCAGTTGATATCTTGTACCCGTGCATCTTTCACTGATTAGTTTTCGCTTTTCCATTTGAGAAAGAAACACCCCCACATCCTAATCATCCGTAGATTGATTACAAAAGATATATGACACCAAGAGAGTCGgtgaaaattttggttttgattaGTGGTTAGGTTTAAGACCTGAGTTCTAAATTGCTAGTTGTTGGTTCGTGGTTGCATAAAAAAAAAGTCTCATCCTTTACTGAGATGTAACAAATTCAACTGTTGTCTACTTGAAACTTTACAGAATAATATAGTGGAAGCATATCACAAGTCTACTTAGATACACGTGCATCAAAGACTCAATTTGGCACATTCAAACACTGTCGTTCAACATTCATAAGGCTAAGAAtttgccacatgaaacacagAACCAAGCATACAGTTGAAAGTCAATAATCGAAATTCCCATCCTGATCACTAACCAGAAAAACACATGATGTTAATCGATATTCCAACAAAAAATTCCTTACCTCACGGTTATCGGTGACCTTAAGAACTAGTTTCCCATCGCAGTGTCGATACTTCATATTATACCTCGTCTAAATTTTCAGTAgcattgaaaaagaaaacagcAATCGCAGTTAGAATGAATCAGAAAACAAAGAACGATGCAATAAACGGAACATATGAGTAGACTGTAAGTTCGCAATCCAGGGACAATGTTTAGACAGAAACCAAATTAGGCAGTTTGATGAATTCAAGCGCCTTTCGCCATTCATATCATTCAAGTCTGCGGCGCTGATTTGCTCAGTTCCGTGTAATTCAAAAGTTAAAAATCCAATTGGAGAATGACAATAGAACAATGCGATCTAATTTCTCAGAA comes from the Benincasa hispida cultivar B227 chromosome 5, ASM972705v1, whole genome shotgun sequence genome and includes:
- the LOC120077529 gene encoding signal recognition particle 9 kDa protein; amino-acid sequence: MVYVASWDEFVERSVQLFRSDPNSTRYNMKYRHCDGKLVLKVTDNRECLKFKTDQAQDAKKMEKLNNIFFTLMARGPDVDISEVTGKDQVDAQPTKKGRGRKQ